In Terriglobales bacterium, a genomic segment contains:
- the bshB1 gene encoding bacillithiol biosynthesis deacetylase BshB1: MKNRADHLDILAIAAHRDDAEQTCGGTLLKMAQLGHRTGILDLTQGEMGTRGTAEDRAREADAAARLLKVTWRRALDIPDGRVENTWENRLKVARVIRQTRPRVVILPYWQGRHPDHYTCSTLGYEACFLAGLAKLDVSEGRETRNATRETLPPHRPFKIIYATLYFDVRPTFIVDITDQFEARMQSIFAYRSQYLDQEAGKVDFPRNEEIRARVESMARFYGLMAGVKYGEPFLQKEVGLVEDLTLLPVQSI; the protein is encoded by the coding sequence ATGAAGAACCGCGCCGACCACCTCGACATCCTCGCCATCGCCGCCCATCGCGACGACGCCGAGCAGACCTGCGGCGGCACCCTGCTCAAGATGGCCCAGCTCGGCCATCGCACCGGCATCCTCGACCTCACCCAAGGAGAGATGGGCACCCGCGGCACCGCCGAGGATCGTGCACGCGAAGCCGACGCCGCAGCAAGACTCTTGAAGGTCACCTGGCGCCGGGCCCTCGACATCCCCGACGGCCGCGTGGAAAACACCTGGGAGAACCGCCTCAAGGTGGCGCGCGTCATCCGTCAAACCCGCCCGCGCGTGGTCATCCTTCCCTACTGGCAGGGCCGCCACCCCGACCACTACACCTGCTCTACCCTCGGATACGAAGCTTGCTTCTTGGCCGGCCTCGCCAAGCTGGATGTCAGTGAAGGACGTGAAACGCGAAACGCGACACGTGAAACGCTGCCCCCGCACCGCCCCTTCAAGATTATCTACGCCACGCTCTACTTCGACGTCCGCCCTACTTTCATCGTGGACATCACCGACCAGTTCGAGGCCCGCATGCAGTCCATCTTCGCCTACAGGTCCCAGTACCTCGACCAGGAAGCCGGCAAGGTTGATTTTCCGCGCAATGAGGAAATCCGCGCCCGTGTCGAGTCCATGGCGCGCTTCTACGGACTGATGGCTGGGGTGAAATATGGCGAGCCGTTCCTGCAGAAGGAAGTAGGCTTGGTCGAAGACCTCACCCTGCTTCCCGTCCAATCGATCTAG
- a CDS encoding choice-of-anchor D domain-containing protein: protein MLIIHAGAYAETLSLTKSGAGAGSEMVIKASAGDTVKLKRWAQGASRLNYVKIGGDKANEGLQFTDQGDPTIRLAEFGQNTNYQASYLTIQNSVYGGTNQGGGGAAQCLRGGFGDGAIVSHVSVTNNVFQWCGQGADQPWRAGQSYTSATVVMPSNPSKLATSRAYRVTTPGRSADPEPTWALTCPNIGNTCTDGGGVVYTAVAGLQAGAAIFGNNVLWDGNTFVHLTDGMQQRGDYSIIRNNTFTASYTDLGCTSGNQATNCNMAWYHVDFFDIQNTVPMRYTLLEGNTLTQNDSANGHWGVFLVARGNTLRYVMHRFNLAYNTNNGFGLYPGGAQNNCENCVQYNNTAADFVGRQAKASSWSRCSGSGCPNGASLNNVYDTVTICGSDVLGAVGDTLYDYDLFYQKTCPSMPFTGEAAAERHAIRNVDPLYMDRAGRNYRPRDKSRLIGGGRYLATIDASDPGAGTTLVLNKSTHDAKFFADGKGGSGSAIGATNTAVGDYIAVGNGSCSTAAEHTAQITAINYATDTLTTDVAISYGRASAHVVCLWKDSRGNVVPGLEGSGATPNIGALASTQSDATPRPASLTFPNTRVGDSSTGQVVTLTNTSNATLRISSIRISGDFAKSTTCGGTLAAFASCTVTVTFTPTAPGTRTGTLIFSDDAPDTPQTVRLSAKARLSGH from the coding sequence GTGCTCATCATCCACGCCGGCGCCTACGCGGAGACCCTGAGCCTCACCAAGAGCGGCGCGGGCGCCGGCAGCGAGATGGTCATCAAGGCCAGCGCCGGGGACACGGTGAAGTTGAAGCGCTGGGCGCAGGGGGCCTCGCGACTCAACTACGTAAAGATCGGCGGCGACAAGGCCAACGAGGGCCTCCAGTTCACCGACCAGGGCGACCCGACCATCCGGCTCGCGGAGTTTGGGCAAAACACGAACTATCAGGCCAGCTACCTGACGATCCAGAACAGCGTCTATGGCGGCACCAATCAAGGCGGGGGCGGAGCGGCACAATGTCTGCGCGGCGGCTTTGGTGATGGCGCCATCGTCTCCCACGTTTCTGTCACCAACAACGTCTTCCAATGGTGCGGCCAGGGAGCCGACCAGCCGTGGCGAGCCGGACAGTCCTACACGAGCGCAACCGTCGTCATGCCGTCGAATCCATCTAAGCTGGCCACCAGCCGCGCCTACCGAGTGACTACGCCGGGTAGGTCGGCCGACCCAGAACCGACTTGGGCGCTCACCTGTCCGAATATCGGGAACACCTGCACCGATGGGGGCGGCGTGGTCTATACCGCCGTTGCGGGACTCCAGGCCGGGGCTGCGATCTTCGGGAACAACGTGCTTTGGGATGGGAACACATTCGTCCATCTTACCGACGGCATGCAGCAGCGCGGCGATTATTCGATCATCCGCAACAATACCTTCACTGCCAGCTATACCGACCTGGGTTGCACTTCGGGAAATCAGGCGACCAACTGCAACATGGCCTGGTATCACGTTGATTTCTTTGACATCCAAAATACCGTGCCCATGCGGTACACCCTTCTTGAGGGAAACACGCTGACTCAGAACGACAGCGCCAATGGCCACTGGGGGGTTTTCTTGGTTGCGCGAGGGAATACGCTCCGCTACGTCATGCATCGGTTCAACCTCGCTTACAACACCAACAATGGCTTCGGTCTCTATCCTGGCGGGGCGCAGAATAACTGCGAGAACTGTGTGCAGTACAACAACACCGCGGCTGACTTTGTCGGCCGTCAAGCCAAGGCCAGTTCGTGGAGCCGCTGTAGCGGCAGCGGATGTCCTAACGGGGCCTCGCTGAACAACGTCTATGACACGGTCACGATCTGCGGTTCCGATGTCCTCGGCGCGGTCGGCGACACGCTTTACGACTACGACCTCTTCTACCAGAAGACCTGTCCGTCCATGCCCTTCACCGGTGAGGCGGCAGCTGAGAGGCATGCCATCCGCAACGTGGACCCGCTCTATATGGACCGGGCCGGACGTAACTACCGGCCGCGAGACAAGAGCCGCCTGATCGGCGGCGGGCGGTATCTGGCTACGATTGATGCCAGCGACCCGGGCGCAGGCACGACGCTGGTCCTGAACAAGAGCACCCACGATGCCAAGTTCTTCGCGGACGGCAAAGGCGGCTCAGGCTCGGCTATTGGCGCGACCAACACGGCCGTCGGTGATTACATCGCGGTCGGCAACGGTTCCTGCTCAACAGCGGCGGAGCACACCGCACAGATTACCGCCATCAACTATGCGACGGACACGCTGACCACCGATGTGGCTATCAGCTACGGGCGGGCATCGGCGCACGTCGTCTGCCTGTGGAAAGACTCACGAGGGAACGTGGTGCCCGGCCTGGAGGGTTCGGGTGCGACCCCGAACATTGGGGCGCTCGCTTCGACGCAATCCGACGCCACGCCACGCCCGGCTTCCCTGACTTTCCCGAATACTCGGGTCGGCGATAGCAGCACAGGGCAGGTGGTTACGCTGACCAACACCAGCAACGCCACCCTCAGAATCTCCAGCATCAGGATTTCAGGCGACTTTGCCAAGTCCACCACCTGTGGCGGGACGCTGGCAGCGTTTGCCTCCTGCACCGTGACCGTGACCTTCACCCCCACCGCGCCGGGAACGCGCACCGGCACCCTGATCTTCAGCGATGACGCCCCGGACACGCCGCAGACGGTGCGCCTGTCGGCCAAGGCGCGCCTCAGCGGGCATTAA
- a CDS encoding rhodanese-like domain-containing protein, which yields MALPELKQLVDEAKRNIKEIDVNELRRMQKSGQDFTLIDVRDHPEVANGMIPGAKHLTRGMLEVNIDQITTDKNRPLVLYCGGGTRSALAADSLRKMGFKNVISVAGGWKAWKESGA from the coding sequence ATGGCATTGCCGGAACTCAAGCAACTGGTGGACGAGGCTAAGAGGAACATCAAGGAGATCGACGTCAACGAACTGCGGCGCATGCAGAAGTCGGGACAGGATTTCACGCTCATCGACGTGCGCGACCATCCGGAGGTGGCCAACGGCATGATCCCGGGAGCGAAGCACCTGACGCGCGGCATGCTGGAGGTCAACATCGACCAGATCACCACCGACAAGAACCGGCCCCTCGTGCTCTACTGCGGCGGCGGGACGCGCTCGGCGCTGGCGGCGGACAGCTTGCGGAAGATGGGTTTTAAGAACGTGATCTCGGTGGCCGGCGGCTGGAAGGCGTGGAAGGAGAGCGGGGCGTGA
- a CDS encoding NAD(+)/NADH kinase has translation MKAAAIISKPAEKTNAVAPQVAKWLGEHGYNVFVDRETAAQAPGYEVVEREKLAEKQPEFVIVLGGDGTMLAAARAVAQAGIPIMGVNLGALGFLTEIPIEELYPTLEALVENRCAVEPRSMLHAHLMRGTERVMHYDAMNDVVVAKSAIARIVEFEVTVDGQLVTNYKADGIIVSTPTGSTAYSLAAGGPIVSPGVNAFIITPISPHSLTNRPLVVRDDREIAILVKSVGEEAFLSIDGQTGEPVLDGDRITCKKSARNVRLLKLGKRTFFDVLRMKLSWGQR, from the coding sequence ATGAAGGCAGCCGCGATCATCTCGAAGCCGGCAGAGAAGACCAATGCCGTTGCGCCGCAGGTAGCCAAGTGGCTGGGCGAGCACGGCTATAACGTCTTCGTGGACCGGGAGACCGCCGCCCAGGCGCCGGGCTACGAGGTGGTGGAGCGGGAGAAGCTGGCGGAGAAGCAGCCCGAGTTCGTCATCGTGCTGGGCGGCGACGGCACCATGCTGGCGGCGGCGCGCGCCGTCGCCCAGGCCGGCATCCCCATCATGGGCGTCAACCTGGGCGCGCTCGGCTTCCTCACTGAGATCCCCATCGAGGAGCTGTATCCCACGCTGGAAGCGCTGGTCGAGAACCGCTGCGCGGTCGAGCCGCGCTCCATGCTGCACGCCCACCTGATGCGCGGCACCGAGCGCGTGATGCACTACGACGCCATGAACGATGTGGTGGTGGCCAAGAGCGCCATCGCCCGCATCGTGGAATTCGAAGTGACGGTGGACGGCCAGCTGGTCACCAACTACAAGGCCGACGGGATCATCGTCTCCACCCCGACCGGCTCGACCGCCTATTCGCTGGCGGCGGGCGGGCCCATCGTGTCGCCCGGAGTCAACGCGTTCATCATCACGCCCATCTCGCCGCACTCGCTGACCAACCGGCCGCTGGTGGTGCGCGACGACCGCGAGATCGCCATCCTGGTGAAGAGCGTGGGCGAGGAAGCGTTCCTCTCCATCGACGGCCAGACCGGCGAACCGGTGCTGGACGGCGACCGCATCACCTGCAAGAAGTCCGCGCGCAACGTGCGCCTGCTCAAGCTGGGCAAGCGCACCTTCTTCGACGTGCTGCGCATGAAGCTGAGCTGGGGACAGAGATAG
- a CDS encoding GAF domain-containing protein produces MNPVTKSARLRHEPISRVKFDQFLLEVADVVNTTLDLDTLLRRVAELVRRVIDFEIFAILLVNERTQELRVRFQIGHPPEITEPLRLKVGEGLTGLAALRREPVLVNDVTRDPNYIVAIPEVRSELAIPLIIKNRCIGVLDISARQVDYFTEEHARLLTVVASRIAIAIENARLYTRVARQAKNLKLLNEISRELTSILNLDQLLKRVGDLLNRIIDYQMFSILLLDPTGKILQHRFSLRFNESVQLKHDIRVGRGLVGYAAEHAQAVLVPDVSKDPRYISLNPETRSELCVPLIYKGKVIGILDLEHTRRGYFNDDHVRMMTTLAAQVAIAIENARLYEQVTRQEARLGRDLSMAREIQFRLLPQCCPTMNRAELAAKFVPAQTIGGDMYDFLEYSSRSVAIVIGDVSGKGAPAALYAALVSGMLRSNADMEPAPNEMLSMINLALAERAVDAQFVSIIYAVWSDEDGLMRISNSGLPRPIYCRGAKVEALESTGLPLGLFADAEYDEISLRPAPDDVFVFFSDGITDAVSSDGDLFGRSRIEQIVEASCTRSADDIVTAIFDAVARHAAGSDPFDDQTVVAIKIKPPAPKAIRSGRKR; encoded by the coding sequence TTGAATCCCGTCACGAAATCTGCCCGCCTCCGCCACGAACCCATCTCCCGGGTCAAGTTCGACCAGTTCCTGCTCGAAGTGGCCGACGTGGTCAACACCACACTCGACCTCGACACCTTGCTTCGCCGGGTCGCAGAGTTGGTGCGCCGGGTCATCGATTTCGAGATCTTCGCCATCCTCCTGGTCAACGAGCGGACCCAGGAACTGCGCGTGCGCTTCCAGATCGGACATCCGCCGGAGATCACCGAGCCCCTGCGGTTGAAGGTCGGTGAAGGGCTCACCGGCCTGGCCGCCCTGCGCCGTGAGCCCGTCCTGGTCAACGACGTGACCCGCGACCCCAACTACATCGTCGCCATCCCCGAGGTGCGGTCCGAGCTCGCCATTCCCCTCATCATCAAGAACCGCTGCATCGGCGTGCTCGACATCAGCGCCCGCCAGGTTGATTACTTCACCGAGGAGCACGCGCGGCTGCTGACCGTGGTCGCCTCCCGCATCGCTATTGCCATCGAGAATGCGCGACTCTACACCCGGGTCGCTCGCCAGGCGAAGAACCTGAAGCTGCTGAACGAGATCAGCCGCGAGCTCACCTCTATCCTCAATCTCGACCAGTTGCTCAAGCGGGTCGGCGACCTGCTCAATCGCATCATCGACTACCAGATGTTCAGCATCCTGCTGCTCGACCCGACCGGCAAGATCCTGCAACACCGCTTCTCGCTGCGCTTCAACGAGAGCGTCCAGCTAAAGCACGACATCCGGGTGGGCCGGGGGTTGGTCGGCTATGCTGCCGAGCACGCCCAAGCGGTGCTCGTGCCCGACGTCAGCAAAGACCCGCGCTACATCAGCCTCAATCCCGAGACCCGCTCCGAGCTCTGCGTTCCGCTTATCTACAAGGGCAAGGTGATCGGCATCCTCGACCTGGAGCACACACGGCGCGGATACTTCAACGACGACCACGTGCGCATGATGACCACGCTGGCCGCCCAGGTCGCCATCGCCATCGAGAACGCCCGCCTCTACGAGCAGGTCACCAGGCAGGAAGCCCGCCTGGGGCGCGACCTCAGCATGGCCCGCGAGATCCAGTTCCGCCTTCTGCCCCAGTGTTGCCCCACCATGAATAGGGCCGAGCTGGCCGCCAAGTTCGTTCCCGCCCAGACCATCGGCGGCGACATGTACGACTTCCTCGAGTATTCCTCGCGCTCCGTCGCCATCGTCATCGGCGATGTCAGCGGCAAGGGCGCGCCGGCGGCGCTCTACGCTGCGCTGGTCAGCGGCATGCTCCGCTCCAACGCCGACATGGAGCCCGCTCCCAACGAGATGCTCTCCATGATCAACCTGGCGCTGGCCGAGCGCGCCGTGGATGCCCAGTTCGTCTCCATCATCTACGCCGTCTGGAGCGACGAAGACGGGCTCATGCGGATCTCCAACTCCGGCCTGCCCCGCCCCATCTACTGCCGCGGCGCGAAGGTCGAGGCTCTCGAATCTACCGGCCTGCCCCTCGGCTTGTTCGCCGACGCCGAGTACGACGAGATCAGCCTCCGCCCCGCTCCCGACGACGTCTTCGTGTTTTTCTCCGACGGCATCACCGACGCCGTGAGCAGCGATGGCGACCTCTTCGGCCGCTCCCGCATCGAGCAGATCGTCGAGGCCAGTTGCACTCGCTCCGCCGACGATATCGTCACCGCCATCTTCGACGCCGTCGCCCGGCACGCCGCCGGCTCCGACCCCTTCGACGACCAGACCGTCGTCGCCATCAAGATCAAGCCTCCGGCGCCCAAGGCCATTAGATCAGGCAGGAAACGATAA
- a CDS encoding farnesyl diphosphate synthase: protein MLKDTLEQGRVAIDAALQRLLPPETQYPPSIHQAMRHSVFAGGKRLRPILCLEAARMLTGSLPEGIEELGSALEMLHTYSLIHDDLPALDNDDLRRGKPTCHKAFGESTAILAGDALQTYAYEVLARLRCPAERRVRVIEEAARATGTIDGMIGGQVMDLEAEHREPDAKTLEYIHRSKTGALITASLVTGGIYAGGSATDIQRLREFGRAVGLAFQIADDVLDVTQTSEQLGKTAGKDTAVEKATYPALYGVEESVQMASRLVTQGCAALDSFGSRAATLKELAHFLVERKK from the coding sequence ATGCTCAAGGACACACTCGAACAGGGCCGCGTCGCCATTGACGCCGCTCTGCAACGTCTTCTTCCTCCGGAAACGCAGTATCCGCCCTCGATCCACCAGGCGATGCGGCACAGCGTCTTTGCCGGGGGCAAGCGGCTGCGGCCTATCCTCTGCCTGGAGGCGGCCCGCATGCTTACCGGCTCCCTTCCCGAGGGGATTGAAGAGCTCGGCTCCGCCCTCGAGATGCTGCATACTTATTCCCTCATCCACGACGACCTCCCGGCACTCGACAACGATGACCTCCGCCGGGGCAAGCCGACCTGTCACAAGGCCTTTGGCGAATCCACCGCCATCCTGGCCGGAGATGCGCTCCAGACCTACGCCTACGAGGTGCTGGCCCGCCTGCGCTGCCCCGCCGAGCGCCGCGTCCGCGTCATCGAAGAAGCCGCCCGCGCGACCGGCACCATCGACGGGATGATCGGAGGGCAGGTCATGGACCTGGAGGCCGAACACCGCGAGCCCGACGCCAAGACCCTGGAGTACATCCATCGCTCCAAGACGGGAGCGCTCATCACCGCCAGCCTGGTGACTGGCGGCATCTACGCCGGCGGAAGCGCCACGGACATCCAGCGGTTGCGCGAGTTCGGCCGGGCCGTCGGCCTGGCATTCCAGATCGCCGACGACGTGCTCGATGTCACCCAGACCTCCGAGCAGTTGGGCAAGACTGCGGGCAAGGACACCGCAGTCGAAAAGGCGACCTATCCCGCGCTTTACGGGGTGGAGGAATCGGTCCAGATGGCGTCGCGTTTGGTGACCCAGGGCTGCGCCGCCCTCGACTCCTTCGGCTCGCGCGCCGCCACCCTAAAAGAGCTGGCGCATTTCCTGGTGGAACGAAAGAAATAG
- the hpt gene encoding hypoxanthine phosphoribosyltransferase, which produces MPMPELQVLFSREQIARRVAELGADITRDFSGQSLVLLGVLKGASVFLSDLARSIQLDATFDFLGVSSYNNGIRHSGEVRLIKDVDVAMEDRNVLLVEDILDTGLTMTYLSKVLMAHQPRALRTVALLDKPARRVTPVRADYVGFEIPDEFVVGYGMDHAERYRNLPDICILPRHVL; this is translated from the coding sequence ATGCCGATGCCGGAGTTGCAGGTGCTGTTCTCGCGCGAGCAGATCGCGCGCCGCGTCGCCGAGCTCGGGGCCGACATCACGCGCGATTTCTCCGGGCAGTCGCTCGTCCTGCTGGGCGTGCTGAAAGGAGCTTCGGTGTTCCTCAGCGACCTGGCCCGCAGCATCCAGCTCGACGCCACCTTCGACTTCCTCGGCGTCTCCAGCTATAACAACGGTATCCGCCACAGCGGCGAGGTGCGGCTCATCAAGGACGTGGACGTCGCCATGGAGGACCGCAACGTCCTGCTGGTGGAGGACATCCTCGACACCGGCCTGACCATGACCTACCTCAGCAAGGTGCTGATGGCGCACCAGCCCCGCGCCCTGCGCACGGTGGCGCTGCTCGACAAGCCCGCGCGGCGCGTCACCCCGGTGCGCGCCGATTACGTCGGCTTTGAGATCCCCGACGAATTCGTGGTCGGCTACGGCATGGACCACGCCGAACGTTACCGCAACCTGCCCGACATCTGCATCCTGCCCAGGCACGTCCTGTAG
- the lysA gene encoding diaminopimelate decarboxylase produces the protein MRPPGFTYKRAIAHCERVPLPRLAEKYGTPLYVYSASTIRERYRTFDRALGRFPHSICYSVKANSNLGILRLLARLGSGFDVVSGGELARVQKAAKRATVVFSGVGKTVEEMDAALRANILMFNVESEGELHLLAQRAARLKKMARIALRVNPDVSAETHPYISTGLREHKFGVPVSEARALYAQAARERWLEVAGVSVHIGSQITDMEPFEATMERVAELVRALHFDGHHIRYVDAGGGLGISYHHADELAPRAKAYVKAITTPLRKLRVHLILEPGRAIVAPAGALLTRVLYIKANGEHKFAIVDGAMNDLLRPSLYGAYHRILPVAADDRRPTTDDWDVVGPVCESGDFLARDRELPALEPGELLLVLDTGAYGMSLASNYNSRPRPAEVLVDSSRVTVLRMRETIRDLIANEQ, from the coding sequence GTGCGTCCCCCGGGCTTCACCTACAAGCGAGCCATCGCTCACTGCGAGCGCGTTCCCTTGCCCCGCCTGGCCGAGAAATACGGCACGCCGCTCTACGTCTATTCGGCAAGCACGATCCGCGAGCGTTACCGCACCTTCGACCGGGCTCTCGGCCGCTTCCCGCACAGCATCTGCTATTCGGTCAAAGCCAACTCCAACCTCGGCATCCTGCGCCTGTTGGCCAGGCTGGGCTCCGGCTTCGACGTCGTCTCCGGCGGCGAACTCGCCCGCGTGCAGAAGGCGGCCAAACGCGCCACCGTGGTCTTTTCCGGCGTGGGCAAGACGGTTGAAGAGATGGACGCCGCCCTGCGGGCGAACATCCTCATGTTCAACGTGGAAAGCGAAGGCGAGCTGCACCTGCTCGCTCAGCGTGCCGCCAGGCTGAAGAAAATGGCGCGCATCGCCCTCCGCGTGAACCCCGACGTCTCCGCCGAAACTCATCCCTACATCTCCACCGGCCTGCGCGAGCACAAGTTCGGCGTGCCGGTCAGCGAGGCCCGCGCGCTGTATGCCCAGGCCGCCCGCGAGCGGTGGCTGGAGGTCGCGGGCGTCAGTGTCCACATCGGCTCGCAGATCACCGACATGGAACCCTTCGAGGCCACCATGGAGCGGGTCGCGGAGTTGGTGCGCGCGCTCCATTTCGACGGCCACCACATCCGCTACGTGGACGCCGGCGGCGGCCTGGGGATTTCTTACCACCACGCCGATGAGCTGGCGCCGCGCGCCAAGGCCTATGTCAAGGCGATCACCACGCCGCTGCGCAAGCTGCGCGTGCACCTCATCCTCGAGCCCGGCCGCGCCATCGTCGCCCCCGCCGGCGCCCTGCTCACCCGCGTGCTGTACATCAAGGCCAATGGCGAACACAAGTTCGCCATCGTGGACGGCGCCATGAACGATCTGCTCCGGCCGTCGCTCTACGGCGCCTACCATCGCATTCTGCCCGTTGCGGCCGACGACCGACGACCCACGACCGACGACTGGGACGTGGTCGGCCCGGTCTGCGAGTCCGGCGATTTTCTGGCTCGCGACCGCGAACTGCCCGCCCTCGAGCCCGGCGAGCTCCTGCTGGTGCTCGATACCGGCGCCTACGGCATGTCGCTGGCTTCGAACTACAACTCCCGCCCCCGTCCCGCCGAGGTGCTGGTGGACAGCTCCAGGGTCACGGTTTTGCGCATGCGCGAAACCATCCGCGACCTCATCGCCAACGAGCAATGA
- the deoC gene encoding deoxyribose-phosphate aldolase has protein sequence MATTEVPQTQSRTWQEVAHVIDSTLLRADTSRAHVVHLCEEAAHFGFASVFVHPSYVALAVNLLRNTPVKVGTPVGFPLGAALTTVKRFEAREALRLGADELDMVMNIGALKSGNRGVVQADIAGVVDIAHEASAIVKVILETALLTLEEKIAACELAVAAGADFVKTSTGHANGGATVDDIALMRGVVGTRAGVKAAGGIRTAADAGRMLAAGADRIGTSSAAAIMAELGAPAFR, from the coding sequence ATGGCCACCACGGAAGTTCCCCAGACCCAGTCCCGCACGTGGCAGGAGGTGGCCCATGTCATCGACAGTACCCTGCTCCGCGCCGACACCAGCCGTGCCCACGTCGTTCACCTTTGCGAGGAGGCCGCGCACTTCGGCTTCGCCAGTGTCTTCGTCCATCCCTCCTACGTGGCCCTGGCGGTGAACCTGCTGCGCAATACGCCGGTCAAAGTGGGGACGCCGGTCGGTTTTCCGCTCGGCGCGGCGCTGACCACGGTGAAGCGTTTCGAGGCCCGCGAAGCTCTGCGTCTCGGCGCCGACGAGCTCGACATGGTGATGAACATCGGGGCCCTCAAGTCCGGCAACCGCGGGGTCGTCCAGGCCGACATCGCGGGCGTCGTGGACATCGCCCACGAGGCCAGCGCCATCGTGAAGGTGATCCTCGAGACTGCCCTGCTCACTCTCGAGGAGAAGATCGCCGCTTGCGAGCTGGCGGTCGCGGCCGGCGCCGATTTCGTCAAGACTTCCACCGGCCACGCCAACGGCGGCGCCACCGTGGACGACATCGCCCTGATGCGCGGCGTGGTGGGCACGCGCGCCGGCGTCAAGGCTGCGGGCGGCATCCGTACCGCCGCCGACGCCGGCCGCATGCTGGCCGCGGGCGCCGACCGCATCGGCACCAGCTCCGCCGCCGCCATCATGGCCGAGCTGGGCGCGCCCGCCTTCAGGTAG
- a CDS encoding O-methyltransferase codes for MGGITNAAVESYLYGMLPERDEVLAEQERQAEKRNIPIVGPAVGRVFYQLAKMVGARTVFEMGSAIGYSTIWWARALAEGGRVVYTDGNPKNAEEAKDYFKRAGVLTSIDIKVGDALEILSEQKSESYDIIFNDVDKQDYPRVFKLAVPRLRRGGLFVTDNVLWSGRVAKGSPDERTKAILEFNQLLYGSKELFTTILPLRDGVAVAMKL; via the coding sequence ATGGGTGGGATAACGAACGCAGCCGTCGAGAGCTACCTCTACGGGATGCTGCCGGAACGGGACGAAGTCCTGGCGGAGCAGGAGAGGCAGGCGGAGAAGCGCAATATCCCCATCGTGGGGCCGGCGGTCGGGCGGGTGTTCTACCAACTGGCGAAGATGGTCGGGGCGCGCACGGTGTTCGAAATGGGCTCCGCCATCGGTTACTCGACCATTTGGTGGGCGCGGGCACTGGCCGAGGGAGGCCGCGTGGTCTATACCGACGGCAATCCCAAGAACGCGGAAGAGGCCAAGGACTACTTCAAACGGGCGGGCGTGCTCACGAGCATCGACATCAAGGTGGGTGACGCCCTGGAGATCCTGTCGGAGCAGAAGAGCGAGTCCTACGACATCATCTTCAACGACGTGGACAAGCAGGATTATCCGCGGGTGTTCAAGCTGGCGGTGCCACGGCTGCGACGGGGCGGATTGTTCGTGACCGATAACGTGCTGTGGAGCGGCAGGGTGGCCAAGGGCAGTCCCGATGAACGCACCAAGGCCATCCTGGAATTCAACCAGCTGCTGTATGGATCGAAGGAGTTGTTCACCACCATTCTCCCGCTGCGCGACGGAGTAGCGGTGGCGATGAAGCTCTAG
- a CDS encoding metal-dependent hydrolase gives MKLNGVKLTWLGHATFKVETPSGDRVLIDPWVMGNPMCPPKSKKFDKIDTMLCTHGHFDHIGDAVELAKQHDPTVVGIFELCTWMQKKGAQKIAPMNKGGSQTVSNMRVTMVHADHSCGILDGDQIIYGGEACGYVIEFENGLKVYHAGDTNVFGDMRIIHELYEPELVMLPIGDLFTMSPKEAAYACELLKAKAVIPMHYGTFPPLTGTPAELKKLTSDLGIQVIEMKPGQTLS, from the coding sequence ATGAAGCTGAACGGAGTGAAGCTGACCTGGCTGGGACACGCGACCTTCAAGGTGGAGACACCGTCGGGCGACCGGGTGCTGATCGATCCGTGGGTGATGGGCAATCCGATGTGCCCGCCGAAGAGCAAGAAGTTCGACAAGATCGACACCATGCTCTGCACCCACGGGCATTTCGACCACATCGGCGACGCGGTGGAGCTGGCCAAGCAGCATGATCCCACGGTGGTGGGCATCTTCGAGCTGTGCACCTGGATGCAGAAGAAGGGCGCGCAAAAGATTGCGCCCATGAACAAGGGGGGATCGCAGACCGTCAGCAACATGCGCGTGACCATGGTCCATGCCGACCATTCCTGCGGCATCCTGGACGGCGACCAGATCATCTACGGTGGCGAGGCGTGCGGGTACGTGATCGAGTTCGAGAACGGCCTGAAGGTCTATCACGCGGGCGACACCAACGTGTTCGGCGACATGCGCATCATCCATGAGCTCTACGAGCCGGAGCTGGTGATGCTGCCCATCGGCGACCTGTTCACCATGTCGCCGAAAGAGGCCGCGTACGCCTGCGAGTTGCTGAAGGCGAAGGCGGTGATACCCATGCATTACGGCACCTTCCCGCCACTGACCGGGACGCCGGCGGAACTGAAGAAACTCACCTCCGACCTTGGCATCCAGGTGATCGAGATGAAGCCGGGACAGACACTGAGCTAG